TAGCTATCGATTGCGAGCGTTTAGGGATATAAAGAATAGTGGTTTTCTCGTTAATCTTCTGACCTATTACATTAGATAACCAGTAAACATCCTCTATAGATTCGCATCTTAATATAATCTCTTTGCAGTAGGTTCTATCGCTATCGTCGCGTTCGTCTTCGTCGCTATCGCTGCGTTCGTCTTCGCTGCGTTCGTCTTCGCTGCGTTCGTCTGCTATAAAAAACGGTTCTTTAGCTTTGAAATCTTTTTTAGCGGTAGCGGGTAAATCCTGCATCAATCTATCGATTAAATCGTCCGGGACGCGAAGTAAGTCGATATCGATGTCCGTGGTCGATAGCGTGAAAAGCTCCTCCTGAAGCTTCTCTAAATCCCACTTTGACTCATCTGCTACCGCATTGTCTGCGATGCGAAGCGCTTGTTTTTCTTCCTCTAGTAAACCAGGGATAACTTCGACAGGGACTTCTTTAAGTCCTAAGCGCTTCGCTGCGAGTAAACGCCCGTGACCCCATATTACTACCCCGCTTTCGTCAACAGCGATCGCGTGCGAATCGTGAAACCCGAAGCGCCCCATAAGCGAAGCCAGCGCCTGTATCTGCGCTTCTGAATGCTTCCGTGGGTTTCCCTCGTATGGGCTTATTTCGTCAATTCCTAGATTAACTATCATCGTTTGTTCCCAGTTTCGTTTATTTACGGTGCGTTTACGTCGAGCGTTTGCGATCGCTTACGGTGCGTTAGTTTCCGGCGTTAGTTATCGTTGTTTTCGCGCTTGTACAGCGTCCCAGCACCATCTAGAAGTTCTAACAAATCGTAAACGGCGTTTAAGTCATTCAAATGGTCAGCGCCCACTTTAGAAAGCGACGAGCTATCTAGGGCGACTTTCGCTATTTTATTCTCGTCGATCATTCGACAAGCGGCGATCGCGTCCCCTTCCATGGCTTGGGATAATTGAACGGCAGCGCGGGCGCTAATCGATGCGAATTGCTTGGCGATCGCTAAATAAGTGTGACTGCAAACGCGAATAGCATCTCGCATTTTTTCAAGCTCCTGGCGATACTCTTCGCGATAGCTCATTAACTCCCTATGCGCCTCCGCACGTCTTGCCCATCGTCGCTTATGACTCTCTTGTTTCCATTGTCGCTCCTTCTGTGCCCAGTAAGCGCCTTTTCGGAATTGTCGAACGGAAGCGGTCGAAATATTATACTCTTCCGCTATCTGTCGGATAGTAAGTTTACCCTCTTTATAGAGCGGAAAAGTGGCATCAATGATTTCTCTTATTTTTTCCGTTGTCTGTCTCATTTGCAATATATTCGGAACCCGAATGCTTAGAATAGAAAAATTGAACTTTTTCCTTATTATAGCTGAATAAACCCTTACTGAGTTTACGTTTGATTATTATATTCGCTATCTCGTACTACTTCGATAAGCGCTGCCGATTCGATGCGTTAATATAGTAGTTAACCTGACATCGCTTAAACTTTTATGCGTGAATAGACGTAAATTTATCGCTGAATTTTACGTTAAACTATAAATAGGACTTATAAGTTAAAATATACCTAACTGAACATTAGACATAGTTTGTTTACAATAGTTAAATACGCTATTATTAACGAAATAGAATCAAAAACTAAACGAGACGACAAACGGAGACAACCATGGCAAGGTCTAGACGCATAATTCCGAACTCGAAGCAGAAGAAAACGAAAGCGAATATATTTGACGAGCAGAAACCAACGAAGCGGAAGGTTACTCGGAAAGTTTTTTGCAACCTCGACAGTGATTGCGATGCAATGATGGCGCAAATCATTTACAGAGCGGATATCTATGGTATTCAGATTACGCGATCGGAATTGTTCAACATGGGGATACGTCTGATCAGCCAGAAGTTAGGATACATAGGCGAACCAGACTTTAAGGAGATTCCCGAACGCGCTAATTACACCGAAACGTTCAAAGAGCTTAAAGAGCTTAACGGTAGGCGGTGTGATTACAAATACTCAACCGAGAAAGACCTACTGCTCGAAGAGATGCTCGGTAAGCTCGAACGCGGTGAATTCCCGGATTATCACGTCTCTCGCATTCGTCACGTAATAAGTGACCTGGAGCGCAACAAGCGAGAGCGTGAGGCGGGGGATTACACGAAAGAGGAGCGGGAAAATCTAGATAGGGAGTATGCAATCGAAAAAAAGCGCGGTAGACCAATGAATGAACTTATAAGAGATGCTCATGCTATGGCTATGTATGAGAAATCCTCTATACACTAAGCGATCGCCGCGTTCCGTTAGCGTTCCGTTAGTGGTTCGCTAACGCTCGAAACGAGCGAAAACGAAAACGCCCTGTATCGCTACGGGGCGTTTTCTTATTGGTTAGTGCTTATTTTGTGTCAGGGCGGCTTTCGCCTTCGGACGCTAACGAAGCGCTAACGGATTAGGAATTGCTCCAGGGGGAGTTTACGCTTCTGTCGATATTATAGCGCTCGAAACGTCCGAAGGCGATCGTAACTTTGCGCTCGTCACGCTTCCGGCGGGTTGACGAGTACGGGCTTAATCCATCTCCATGAACGCTCTACGCGCCCCGCGCCTATAGCGACTCTTCTCCAGTGACCCATACGCCAATGGGTTCGCGGTGATGCGTGAGTACCGCCGCCTGGGGTGCGCTTGCTCTCGATAGATTGCTTATAGTCAGCGCCCACCATTTGAGGCTCTAATAAACGCTTCTCGGATTTACCAAATCCTTTCCCGCTTACTTTGGTAGCTTCCCTCGGTTCAGCTTCGATTATCTCAGGTTTCGTTGAAAGATACAGGAGAAAATTAAAGCACAAATCGTTAACCTCATCGATGAACGCTTTGTCGTTCTCTTCGTATTCGATTCCGGTTTCGATTTGTTCACCGCCGCGATCTAGAATCCCATCTATGACTCTAAACGTAGTGAAAAAATCGTAAGTAGTCGTGTATATTCTAATCGTAGTAGCGAGAATCGACTTCTTAACGCTCTCCGGGTAAACGGGTGAGGGGAATAGCGCTATATTATCCTCACGAAAAGCAGAAGCGTATTCGTTGCTATCCATCTTAGTAGTGAAGATTTTAATATAGCGGATGGAGTAAGCGCTAAACGAATCTTTCGGCGTGAACAGGCAAATAACGGGCGCTACTTGTTCAATTTCGGCTACTGGCGGTTTTTCCGTATGTCGCAACGCTTCGAGTAAGTCATCTTTAAGCCATAGGAATTTACACTCGCCAGCTACTATAGCGTTAAGACCGAAGCGGAGAGAAGCTAAATCCTCATCCGCTATTCTTTCGGGTATATCGAAACCGCCTGACTCTTGTGCGTAGTAATAAAAAATGAAGTCTTCTTTGAATTTATCGAAGTCGAAGTAGTCGTCTAGTTTCCGATAGTTAATCCTCGCCAACGGAAGCGTTTTAAGTAAGCTTTTATAACCCTCTTGACGTTTAATCTCGTTTAATACTTTTTCGCGATATTTGAAGCTGGTCGGCATTTTCTTTACTCCTAATTCTTGACTAAATAAACCGGAATTAAGCGCTAATAAGTTAGACGATGATAGCGATAAAGTTGTATGCTTTACGTCTGGAAACGGTAGCGGCTTAACGGGTTTATCCTTCGGTTCCGGTAACTCTACATCCAACCAAACTATAGAGTTAAAGTCAACTCGGAAACTGTTGTCGCTGCTGTAGCGCTCGTAGCGTTTGAATTTGAAGTTCTTCCCGACTAGATTAAGTTCGGATAATAAAACGCCTTCGTCTTCGCTTACTAACATGCCGTCCTCATCCTCGACGTACTCATCGAAAGTATATAACTTAACGTCGTTTAGGTAGAGAGTATAGCAGCTACTAACGCTCTTATAGAAGCCACCTTCACGAAGTACGGAGAAATCGATGATTACTTGATCTGGTACTTTGAACTCTTCTCTAGTAGCGGGGTTATACCGCTTACCCGCCCGCTTGAATCTTGAATCGGTAACCTTAGCAGTATAGAATCCCTCTTCATCGAGTCTATAAGATAACGGGTTAAAGTCAGCGATACCGTGTTTTAATGGGCGCTGCTTAGTATCATCACGAGAGACTAATAAAACGCTTTCAGAATCGAGAATATTATCCCCGTCTGCGCCGCGTTTCAACTTAAAGCGGATAGTAGAACCTATAACGTAATTAAAAAGCTCGTCTATTCTATAGTCTTTAATAGGTGATTCGCCTGCGGGTTTATCAAAGCAACCGAGAGCGTATAAGAAATCGGTAAGGTCGCTAAATTTATCTAAGTTAGTTCCATTTAGATTTAATAAGCGACAAATAACATTAATAAACTCGTTATTTTCTTTTTCGCATTTTATAGTAACTTCGTAGAAACCGTACTTTAATCTGCTTTTGAAAAGTCCGCCTGTACTCCAATATCTGAAACGGTAGTTATCTATAACGCCACTACAATAACCGGCTTCGTCTTTATTTAACCCGCTTAACTTACTATCTGAATTAAGTAAAGTTGTGCTTCTTTTTGCGCTTATAGGCATCGTCTACGCTCCTATTAGTTTTCGTTTCGTATTAGTTCCGTAATCGTTTAGTTAGCGATCGCCCGCGCTCGTATGCGAACTCGAACGGAAGCAGGCGATCGCCGCGATCGTTACTTAATAACCAAGCGATACGTTTCGAGTCCGAAAGCCTCGATACGTCTACCGATTTCGTATCCGTCTTGATTAGCCATAGCAGCAGCGTCCGCTATAACATCGCCGGACGCATCGATTACGTCTGTGTCGCGTTGGCTATACGTTATCAAGTACCCTTCCATAAGTACCGGCGGTTCTGAAGCGTTAACGATTATCTCCATATCGCAACGTCGGGGGTAGGCGTTAAGCTTGAAATCAATCGGAGCGGGGGATGCTGGTTTAGCCAGTCGCAAAATATTTTGTAACCCGAATTCGCGGCTATCCCCCGCAAGCGCTCCAGACTCGAATGGTTCTAGACCCTCAACGAATACGCTAAACCCCGCGCCTGGGTAGA
This portion of the Roseofilum capinflatum BLCC-M114 genome encodes:
- a CDS encoding ParB/Srx family N-terminal domain-containing protein, whose product is MIVNLGIDEISPYEGNPRKHSEAQIQALASLMGRFGFHDSHAIAVDESGVVIWGHGRLLAAKRLGLKEVPVEVIPGLLEEEKQALRIADNAVADESKWDLEKLQEELFTLSTTDIDIDLLRVPDDLIDRLMQDLPATAKKDFKAKEPFFIADERSEDERSEDERSDSDEDERDDSDRTYCKEIILRCESIEDVYWLSNVIGQKINEKTTILYIPKRSQSIANARH